AAGGGTGGGAACCGAGGAAGAAAGAGAAAGGAAAAGCCTTTAATTAAGAGCTGTCCCTTACTCTTCAATGACCAAAAAAACAAAAAAAAAAAACAAAAAGCAAAACAAGGGACTCTGTTTTATTTTGAAATAGGAATCAATCTTTGCTCTGTGTCACAAGCAAAGTTTCCTTGTTGGTAAAGAACAGAGATGATAGTTGAAGCAGTGGGGAGATTCAGCACAGATTCAGATGAGGCGGAGTCTATAAAAGACGTTCCGACAAGGATTTGTTGCTATCTCCTTGAAGCTTCTCTCAAAGTTCACCTCTAGTAAATTGAAGAAGAACTTCCAGGGATTGACGACGATCAAGAGTTGTAGAAGCAAGCAAGTGGAACAAACTTTCCGGAGAGACAGACCGGTGGTTTGGTACCGACATGTAGCCGGCGAACCATGGATCAATCTCACCGTTTCCAGAAAATTCGAAGCNNNNNNNNNNNNNNNNNNNNNNNNNNNNNNNNNNNNNNNNNNNNNNNNNNNNNNNNNNNNNNNNNNNNAAAAAAAAAAAAAAAAAAAAAAGAATGCAATATGTTTTTTTTTTCCCTTTTTCTGGGTGATACTTCTAAAAACGTAGTAAAACGCAAATCAATCCAGCCAATTCAACCACAGCGATTAGGCGTTTGATTTGAAGGCACATCATTTCAAATAGTTGCGATTGGCGTTTGATCGCAAACGCTAGTTAGCTTAACCCTCAGTCTGTTATTCCACATCTCCTTATAGCAACCAGCGTCGCCACCTCTCCGCCTCGCCTCCACCACCGCGAGCAAATCGTTCAGCCGCGAAATATAAATCTCAATCATGAAGTTCCCGTTTTGCCCTTCCATCTCAAACCCATATTCTTCCTTCTTCACCTTCAGATTCTCCTCCTTCGCGAACTCCTCCACCTCCTCCGCCAACTTCTCCGACAAAAACCTCTCTGATTCGCTGCAACCGGCAAACAAACCGGAGAGATCTAATCCCGACGAGAAAGAAATGAGATCAAAAGCGTTTAAACTCTTCACCCCCTCCACCTCACCTCCTCCTCCTCCTTTCAGATCAATCTCATCGTGGAACTTGATCGGTTTAAAACCTCCTTTAACAAACCAAGGATCCTTCACAATCTCATCAACAGTGATCCTCGTCTCGGGATTAATATCAAGAAGACGAGAGATGAACCGTTTCAGATCTTGAGACATCCACTTAGGGCAACGATACTCTCCTTTATAAATCTTCTTGTACATGCTCATCATATTCGGATCATTAAACGGTAAATAACCAGCGGCTAAAACGAACAATACGACACCGCATGACCACACGTCGACCTTCGCGCCTTCGTACCCCTTCTTGGAGAGAATCTCGGGCGCCACGTAAGCAGGCGTGCCGCACAAGGTGTGTAGGAACCCGTCGGGTCGGATCTGATCCGTCAACGCGCTGAGACCGAAGTCGGATACCTTGAGGCTGCCGTTCTCGTCGATCAAGAGATTCTCCGGCTTGAGATCGCGGTGGTAAACGCCGCGCGCGTGGCAGTAACCGACGGCGGAGATCAGCTGCTGGAAGTATCTGCGGCTGAGATCTTCGCTGAGGCGTCCGTGTTTGGAGATTTTGTTGAAGAGCTCTCCTCCTTTGACGAACTCCATCGCGAAGAAGATCTTTGTCTTCGTGGCCATGACCTCGTGGAGCCTGACGATGTTGGGGTGAGATAAACGTCGCATGATGGAGATCTCGCGTTTGATGTTGTTGGCTAGGGCTGGGTTTGTGAGTAGGAGTTTCTTCTTGTTGAGGATCTTGATGGCGACGCTTTGGCCCGTGCGGAGGTCACGTGCGTGGAAGACTTTGGCGAATGCGCCGCAGCCGAGAAGCTTCCCCAGCTCGTATTTTCCGAACAAGGCATTGGTGTTGCTGTTGTCGGAGACAATCTGGATCTCCGGCATAGGTTTAGAAGCCAGAAGTCGTCTGAGAGATGATTGGTCTGAATAAACTTGTGAACACGTATGCTAACTTGTCTTTTTTTTTTTTGCTGTTGTTTGTTTGCTTTGTATGGAACTGGGAAGAACAAGACCTAGGGTGAACCTTTAAATTCACCTCTCTTTTTATGACAAATCAAATTGCCATATAGATAATTAATTAAAAAATATTAAACTTATTTAAAAATAACTAAAAAACAGAATAACGCCAATTTTAATGCCGATGACGCCGTTACTTAAACGGTAAACCCTAAATTTTAAATTCTAAACCCTAAACCTTAAATCCTAAACCCAAACCCTAAACCCTAAACCCTATACCCAAATCCTATACCCTAAACCCAAATTATATACCCTAAACTCAAATTGTATACCCTAAACCCAAACAATAAACCCTAAACCATAAACCCTAAACCCAAACCATAAACCCAAATCTTAGACCCTAAACCCAAACCTTATAGCATCTAGGTTTAGGGTTTGGGTTTGGGTTTAGGGTTTACGGTTTGGGTTTTAAGTCTAATATTTAGGTTTAGGGTATACGGTTTGGGTTTAGGGTCTAGGATTTGGTTTAGGGTATAAGGTTTGGATTTAAGGTTTACTGTTTGGGTTTAGGGTCTAGGATTTGGGTTTAGAATATACAGTTTGGTTTTAGGGTTTAGGATTTGGGTTTAGGGTATAGAGTTTGGGTTTTAGAATTACGGTTTAGGGTTAAAAAATTAAGATTTCGGGTTTACGGTTTAGATGGCGGTGTCAGCGTTGTTAAAATTAGCATTATTTTTTTTAGTTATTTTAAAATAAATTTAATATTTTTTAATTAATTATTTACGTGGTAATTTGATTGGTTCTAGAATGAGAGGTGAATTTAAAAGTTTACCCTATGGGGTGAACCTAAGTTTTGTTCAACTGGGAATAAGAATTTTAAAAGCGGTTGCTTAGGTATTTAAGAGGAGCTGAAACGCGTGAATATTCGTTATTTGTCTTAAAATGATTAATTAAGAAAAAGGGGTAAGTTCTCAATCGAATAAAGGGTAAAAGCAGATATAGATGATGCCTAAAACAGGAGTTTTAACTGAAGCTAAAATCATGTCTTTAAGACGAGTAAAATAGAAACGGTCAGATGTCTCATCCCACTCTCGTAGAATCTGAGACCAGATTATGGAGTATTCCATCCAGCTGCGTAATTTTATCCCGATGTATATATTTAATTATTTAGATCTTATAAAAAATCTCGTTCTTATCCTCGAACTAATAAAATTCCACCAATTACACAAATTATTACGTGGTCTTTGTCATCACTCATTATACTGTCGAGGGTTTCTACTTCTTTTTATTTGCATTACGCGTGATTTTTTCACCTAACAACACCTCATAACTTATGGAACTATTTAGACCACCTCCATTGGTGGTTCCAAGGAGGGGTTCCAAAGTGAAAAAGCAAAAAAAATAAATCAAAAATGCTAAAATCAGAAAGAACCGCTGCCTAATTAAGAGGAAGTAGAGTTGTTAAAAACCCTATATGTGTCACTTTATTATTGACTTTTTTTTTTTTTGCATTTTCTCTCTTCCTCTTCGTTGTCTCTTCGTCTTCGTTCTTTGTTCTCTTCGATGGAGACAACAAATTGAGTGGGGATCGTTTTCGGTGGTGTAGATGGAACGTGGTTGCTATCAAGGAGATCGCCATGGAGATCGCGATGTCGGAGATTTTCATCTCGAGGAAGATCAATCACCCCAACATCATCCGCTTCATCGACATGATCGAGGTTCGTCTTCTTTTGATCTTCTTGACATGATTGAGGATGTTGTTAGGACGTATAAAGCTCCCATCTTTCTTGGACCAGCTTCACCACAAACAGGTTTGGCTCTCAATATCTGTTTTCTCTCTTATGACCTTTGGCTCCTTTGCTTTCTGAGACAATTAGTGTTTGATTCTAATAAATCCCTTGAATCAATTTAAACAAGTAAAAAAGTAAGGAAACAGATATAGGAATTTGACATTTAGAACCTCCATCTCCATGTAATGACGATGTTGGTCAACTTGTTGCATGCATAAGCTTTGATCTGTTCTGTTTCACTTAACCAATTGATAAGAAAGAAAAAAAATGTTTTTGGGTTCTTTCTAGATTTGGCTCTGTTCTTGGTTATGAGCTCACCTATTTTGTATCATCTTATACACATAAGCTTATGATGCACTTGATCCAGCTGGAAACATCACCATAAAATGGGATATCTTTAGCTGGACTGCTGATGGCTATGTGGTAACAAATATTTATAACTTCATCCCTCAATACCACTTGTTATATAATCAAATTCTTGTGTTCATAGTTGCCATACTAACCAACTCATAATATTTTCTTCTATCGTCAGGCTGTTGTATCGATCTTCAATTTTCAACAATACCGTCACATTCAAGCCCCAGGTTGGCAACTAGGATGGAGTTGGTATAAAAAGGAAGTGATATGGAGTATGGTTGGTGCACAAGCCTCAGAGCAAGGAGATTGTTCTAAGTTCAAAGGCAACATTCCTCATTGCTGCAAGAAAACCCCCACCGTCGTTGACTTGTTACCGGGAACTCCATACAACCAACATATATCAAACTGTTGTCGAGGCGGTGTGATTAGCTCCTGGGCACAAGACCCCGCAACAGCCGTGGGAAGAACAACCTCCAACCGCTCTTGCAATGTACACAGCATATGTGTCCCATCAGAGTTCATTGGCATGTGAAAACTAACTACAAAGAGTACTGGCGTGTGAAGGTCACAATCACAAACTTTAACTACAATATGAATTACTCGCAGTGGAATTTGGTTGTTCAGCATCCCAACTTCGACAATATCACTCAGCTTTTCAGCTTTACACTCCCACAACGTTAGATTCAGATCTTGTACGCTTTGAGCTGGTCATTAAGGTAAATATGCTCAAAAACACTTCTCACCCTGACCTGGATTTTGATTCTAGTGTCCTAGTGTTTGTCTAGTTTTTGTGTCAAATTCTATAGGAAGTTTTACTTTGTTTTTTTCATGTTTGTTTAAAAATTTTAATTATAAATTTGTATTTCTATTTTTAATATGTTCTATGTCATATTTGTTTTAATTTTATGAAATCCAATAATTTATAAGTTTTGTTAAATTTAAATTTAATAATTTAACTTTAAAAATATATATATATATTTAAGAACCTCAAAGAGGTTCTCCCATTGGACCATGAAAAATTTAATTGAACTAACAAGGGTTCTAAATTTTTCAGATCACAAAATTAATTACTAATTTATTCATTAGAGCCCATAAAAATCTCTAACGAATGGACTTGCTCTTAGAAGCTTGTATATATGGTAAAAATAGATCAATAAATGAATATTTTGTATATGCGTGCCTCATCTCATGTGATTTTTATTATTTTGGTTGTGAAGATAGCAAAAAAAAAAAAAAAAAAAGATAGCGACTTGGTTAGTGAATTCATTTCAAAAAAAAAAAATATTGCATGGGATGCTGTCAGGTGTTATTACAATAGGAAATGATAGCACGTGGCAATATCTCAACGGTGGAATAAGTTGACACCGGCTTCCAGCTGGACGGTTCAGGATATGGGCCGGCAGCTCCCTCCACATATCCCGTTGATTTTGGAAAATCGGTGATGATACGCTAGTATTACTATTATAATTATTTAATCTCACCTGAGACTAATTATTTATCTATTATATAATCTGATTAGAGACTAAATTATTTATCTATATTTAACCAATTAGACTAATTATTTTTATGATTATCGTCTACATGTATATAGTATTATTGTTTTCGACGGACCAAGAAAACATACATTTTTATTAGTAATTAGACTATGTACATTGGTTGGAAATATTCAATACCCTAATTTACACCTTTTAACAATTCACCTCATCTAACGTCAAAAAAAAAAAGAAAAAAAAAACAATCTACCTCATCTTCTCTTTTCTACACCTATTAATTCAACATCCATAAAAATTTTACACTTACAATGGTATTGTTTAAAAAGATTCAACAACTTACCTCCATCAATTTTTTGAATAATTATATAATAACAAAAATAAGAAATTATAACTTAATTAAAATAACTATAACTAAACAACTTTTTAAAAATAAATAATACTTTATAGTTTTTCAAATAATAAATATGGGTGAATATCAAAGTAATTACTATTGCTTTTTTTTTTTGAAAGAGGGCATAATTACCATTGAAATTTCTTTCATAGAATATGTATTTTTGATATCCAAATATTATAGAGTTTTAAAAAATGAATGTTATATTAAATATTAGATATAAAGCTTATTATAAATATTAGATATAAAGCTTGTTATATCATCAAAATGTTGAGTTAAATAATACTCCTAGGGTGAAAAAATACCAAAAATATCTGTAACCAATAAAAAACATTATATATATATATTAAATTTTTAAATCAAAAAATATTATTCACCACCATCCAATCAGTTGATGACACTTGTTTGTTTGGTCCCCACTTTCATGAATTCAACACCGTTGAATGTTTTCAACTAAGAATGAATCCACCGAAGCATGTTTTGTTTTTCAACTTACCACTGCAATACATTTAAGAGTTAGAAACTTTTTATTCAACTAGCCATTGTAAGTAGTCTAAGATAGAACATGGAAAGTATTATTTTCACATATCGCGTTTGTTTTGGGTACAAAATGTCACGGGATACGTTCTGGGAAAATAAAACTTCCATCGAAGAGTTTATTAAAGTTTTACATGAAAAGCTTCCTACTAGGCCTGAGCATTCGGGTACCCGTTGGCATTCGGGTTGGATTGGATTTCGGTTCTCTTTTATAACACCTCCTAGGTTCCATTCTAGTAAATTTGCAAGTACGGGGCGGATTCGGATATAACACATCGGGTTCGGGTCGGTTTTGTATCACATCATAGAACCCATAAAGTAATTATATATCATTCGGATTCGGGTTATATCGGATCGGTTCGGATATACCCGAAATAAAATCTAAAACTTAAAAGCAAAACATAAGAAATATATAGTTATTTATATATAATTAAGTATTTAAGGTAGTTATTTAAATTTTAAATACTTATTGTTAGATACCATATCAAAATAAATATGAAATTGAATATTTGAAGTATATATTCATGTTTCATATAATTATATTATATATTATTTTGGATATTCGGATCTGTTTCTTCAGATATTTTTCAGATTTTTTGGTTTTTCGGGTTACCCGTTCGGGTTTGGTTAATAACACTTCGGATTCGGATATGTTTTGTACCACTTTACAAGATCCATTCGGATATTTTTACGTTTTGGACCGGATACATATCGGGTTTTTTGGTTCGGGTTCGGTTCGGATTTCGGGTTATGGATTTTATGCCTAGACCTACTTCTTACATTTAAACAGGAAAAGAAAAAGAATCATTCAGTTATAACCACGCTTTGAAATGCTTGAAAAGTATTTTATGGCTTTGTTTGAAGATAAACTGTATCCGTATAAAACATGTTGTCTTAGTAGTTTGGATACCTCATAGCTGCTTAGCATATTCTTTTTTGAATATCATGTCACTGTATATGAATAACTTACCTGAGTGATAAGTTGACATGATTACAAAATGTAAGGACTTATGGGAATAGATTGTTTAGTTTATACAAGTTTACTAGGATGCATGATGTTGCCAACAAAAAAAAAACTTTTTTTTTTTTTTGGACAAACCAACAGAAAAAAAACTAGGATGCATGATATCGGTTTATATATGTGCTAAGGGACGCAAGGTTATTGGGCTTTTTGCTTATTATATTAGACAATATACTATGAGCCTAAACCTATGTGACATTAGGAAGCCCATACATTGAAGAGAGCAATAATATAGGTTTTTAGTCATCTTACGAACAAGACAATAATTCATAGCTAGTCATGCTCATTAATTATTTTTAACACAACTCCACAATCATACATGTACGTACTAATTAATGTGCATATTATACAAGATAAGAAGATATATATGCTACCAAAACATCGTAGATACGGACCTATAAACGAGCATCATCAACATCAATCAGTCATCAAAGCTTCACGTTGGGGTTTGTCCTAGAAGCATGTTTAATATATAATAAATATTTGAGTAGAGACATTACATATGATCATGAACCTGCATATAAATCATATATATATAACGTATATTATGTGAGTATATATATCGTATATAAAAGATCATGGCATGTACAACTTGTTGCCGCACTTGCATCTCCAAGCTTCAGGGTAGTACTCAGCGGTGACAGGAGTGCCCGAAGGCACCGGGACGTGCACAGGCTTGCACGGCGTGCATCCTTCACACTTGGAGGTGCACCGTGGCGGAGATGACCCCAATCCCCTTAAAATCCTCCGTAGCTCCGCCTCTTTGCTCCAGTCACCGATCCTCCTCATCTTCTTTATCACAAGTGTACTCTTGCCTTCCTCCTCCTGAATGATACAGTTACCATTAAGAATAGGTTGTATTGTATTTGTTTTTCCTGTAAACCAAACTATTACGATGAAATATATATTTTAAAAAATACTCTCTCCGTTTCATTTTATTTGTCATTTTAGGTTTATACACACATATTAAAAAAACATATGATTTTGTATATTTCCAAAATAAAAACACAATTATCTATACACCAAACTATATTTCAACCAATAATAAAATAAAATGAAGAATTTTATTAATAAATTTTGCATTGAAACTCTAAAATAACACTTATTTTAAAATTGAAATTTTTCCTTACAACGACAACTAAATCGAAACGGAAGAAGTAATAATTTCGGTTGCTATCATTATTACAAGACAGCGAGTGAACTATGTTACTCAAGTACACATTTTAGCAAAAATGTACACGATTGAGCTCAAATGCGCGTGTGCTTGTTTAAATGCGCATTTTAGCTAAGAAAAAAATTTGAAGATAGGGCTGGGGATGTGAGATAAGAACGGTGATTACCGCTCCGAAAAAACGCTACGCACATTACCAAAAAAATAGAGGTTTCGAATGGTAACAGCGGATTGAGCAATGCGAGACAAACGGTACAACTGCGATGCGGTTCTAACAGTTATAAAAATTTATAAATATATGGTATATATGTAAAGATTTTTATTATGTTACTGAGGTGCGGGACGGATTAAAATATTCAAAGCCAGAGAGATTGAGAAGTTCCAAGAAGCTTGTCATACGGTAACGTGCGCCGTGGGGGCGAGTGAACTGATAATATTACCAATTTAATACTCGGTCGTGATTGAAACACAGACAAACGCAAGGCAGGGACCCATATGTGGTGAACGGACCAAAGTCGATTACTGTACTTGTCCTCGTGTGCTGAAGCGAATCGAACGGCTGAGATCCTTTTCAGGAGTACATGGCATCTCTGCTGCTCAGTCCGTCTCAACATGCCGTCACAGTCGCCGACTGTTCATGCGTATTTTAGCAACACCCAGGAGTACATGTCATCTCTGCTGCTCAGTCCGCCTCCCAGGAGTACATGTCATCTCTGCTGCTCAGTCCGCCTCAACATGCCGTCACAATCGCTGACTGTTCATGCGTATTTTAGCAACACCCCCCACCCCCCTTCTTTTGTTGTGAAGTCCTTTTAGAGACCCCCACATTATAAGCTTATTTAAAATGTCATTGATGATGATGAATCAACGTCAGTCTTATCCTTCAAAGATACTTGAATCAGGAGAAGATTATACTAAGCTTTTTGGACTTTATGTGGTTGGTTATGCTTAGATATATATATATATACATATATATATATATATATATATATATATGAAACACAGTATTTGACCACTTCAGTTAATTATTGACTCATCATTAAAAATTAATATTTTTCATGTTGGAGGACTGCAAGAAAGTAGAGGGTAAAAAATCTTACGAACCTGT
The DNA window shown above is from Brassica oleracea var. oleracea cultivar TO1000 chromosome C3, BOL, whole genome shotgun sequence and carries:
- the LOC106328768 gene encoding CBL-interacting serine/threonine-protein kinase 11-like, with amino-acid sequence MPEIQIVSDNSNTNALFGKYELGKLLGCGAFAKVFHARDLRTGQSVAIKILNKKKLLLTNPALANNIKREISIMRRLSHPNIVRLHEVMATKTKIFFAMEFVKGGELFNKISKHGRLSEDLSRRYFQQLISAVGYCHARGVYHRDLKPENLLIDENGSLKVSDFGLSALTDQIRPDGFLHTLCGTPAYVAPEILSKKGYEGAKVDVWSCGVVLFVLAAGYLPFNDPNMMSMYKKIYKGEYRCPKWMSQDLKRFISRLLDINPETRITVDEIVKDPWFVKGGFKPIKFHDEIDLKGGGGGEVEGVKSLNAFDLISFSSGLDLSGLFAGCSESERFLSEKLAEEVEEFAKEENLKVKKEEYGFEMEGQNGNFMIEIYISRLNDLLAVVEARRRGGDAGCYKEMWNNRLRVKLTSVCDQTPIATI
- the LOC106332513 gene encoding EPIDERMAL PATTERNING FACTOR-like protein 6, whose translation is MGSQRPSSSSSSSSIPSSEKSRAKFILFYIFLLCVVLYVLTTSIPPSSLSSPYFRNSNSGKLGHFYAQEEEGKSTLVIKKMRRIGDWSKEAELRRILRGLGSSPPRCTSKCEGCTPCKPVHVPVPSGTPVTAEYYPEAWRCKCGNKLYMP